DNA sequence from the Hoylesella buccalis ATCC 35310 genome:
CGCAGCTTCATCGGTCGGGTCGAAGGAGTTGGGAGTCGTTGCTGGTTCCACAACGACGTTGTCCTCTGCCATTTTCTTCAGCTTGGTTTCCAGCTGTTGCTTTCTTTCCTCAATCGTTGCCATTTTCTGATTTCGTTTTTAGTTTGAGACGTTGTATCAAATCTGATATGAGCTCATCCACTCCTGTGCCTCTTCTCAACCCCTTTGCGGGAGGCTGATAGGTGGAGCGAAACACTCCTCGTAGCCCGTATGTGGAAAGTTCGTGGGAGAAGCGGTGCATGGCATATACATAGCCGGGAAGGAGCGTGATTTGCTGCTCGTTGATGAACTTAGTATATTCGTCGATGATGACGTTCCTTACCCTTCTGTCCACCTTGTTCCAAAACAGTATGATGTCCTTTATCCGGGAATCGGACATAGAAACTCCAATGTCCGTGATAGTCTTGGCGTATGCCAGACATGAGACCAAGGACTGGATGTCGGCTTCAAGCGGAGAAAGGATATAGTCCATCTGAAGGGACAGCTCCATCAGCTCAGAGGTTCCTGCATGACCGGGGAAGTCGAACACGACCACCTGAAACTCCTCGTCATGGAGTCTCTCGATATGGTTACTGGCTGTTTTGACCGCATCACGGGGGGCGGACTTGTAAATTCGGTATGCTTGTTTACCGAATGTCTGAAAATACGCTTCCATCGACCTTGACAGTTCCTCGCTTTTCTGAATGACACTCTTCTCTCGCTCCCTGAGCTTGTAAAAGGAATCCTGTGACAAGTCGCAGTCCACCACGAAGAGATTGACATCCTTCTCATAGAAAAGGATGCTACTTATGATTTCGGCAAGCGTACTTTTTCCCACTCCTCCCTTTTGCGAGGAGAACCCCAGAAAGAGGGGGTGTTGTTGTTTGTTCTCCATAATGATAATTTCTTAGTTTATATTATTTGTCTATTTGATGTTTGGATGTTCTTTTATTCTTAAGAGTTATTAGCAGACAGTTTGTTTTGACTACATTTGGTTCATACGATAGTCCTAAAGAACGATTTCGAGTTCTTACAATCTGTTGTACTGACAATAGTTTGTCATGACAATAAATTGTTATGAATATGTATTGTTCCTTCTTATTATCTTTGGTGCAAGCAGACAGTAATATGATATGTCTTTTGCTTGTGACATCATACCATTGTTCGCTCGTTCTGACTGCAAAATAAATGATATTTCGGCTGATTTTATGACGCCTGTGAAATGCAGGGAAATGAAAGGAAAAAGAGTGAATGTCGCTGATAATGAGATATTTGAAAATCTGCCGTAACTTTGCAGGCAGATAGAAGATATAGAGATGTATTCTTTGAAACAGACACCCTGAAAGGTGGATGCTTCTATTGCATCATCTCTTGATATTGGCAAGGTGTGTCTTTGTAACACAAACCGACGTTTGTACCACAAATACCCTTGCCCCGAAGGGGAGATGAATTACTCCAAAGTCGTAATTAGAAGCCAAAACGAATATGAAAAAGGAAACGGAACGCGGTTCAGAACAAAAGACGGCAGAAAAGCCACGTTGGGACAACTGGCATGTACGGTTGCCCAACCCCAAAGACCAGCAAAAAGTCATTGAACTTTTCCATAAATCCGGTGCAAAATCGAAGTCTGATTTTGTGCGTGGCTGTATTCTTGGGGAGAAGTTCAAGGTGATAACAGTAGATAAATCCGCTGTGGATTATTATCGTAAACTCTCGGAATTGATTGCCGAAAATCATCGGATAGGCGTACTCTACAACCAAACAGTACGCGCAATAAACTCTTATCACAGCGTGAAAACTGCACAGATTTTACTTGAAAAATTGGAAAAAATCTCTGGTCAA
Encoded proteins:
- a CDS encoding division plane positioning ATPase MipZ codes for the protein MENKQQHPLFLGFSSQKGGVGKSTLAEIISSILFYEKDVNLFVVDCDLSQDSFYKLREREKSVIQKSEELSRSMEAYFQTFGKQAYRIYKSAPRDAVKTASNHIERLHDEEFQVVVFDFPGHAGTSELMELSLQMDYILSPLEADIQSLVSCLAYAKTITDIGVSMSDSRIKDIILFWNKVDRRVRNVIIDEYTKFINEQQITLLPGYVYAMHRFSHELSTYGLRGVFRSTYQPPAKGLRRGTGVDELISDLIQRLKLKTKSENGND